A stretch of the Elusimicrobiota bacterium genome encodes the following:
- a CDS encoding bifunctional 3,4-dihydroxy-2-butanone-4-phosphate synthase/GTP cyclohydrolase II gives MRTAKGFDRIEDAIADIRKGRMVVVVDDPNRENEGDIVIAAEKCGVAAVNFMAVHARGLICVPLPAARLDALKLQPMIDPSASLSSVPGKDTAFTISVDAKRGTSTGISARDRAITIKALIDPKTQPEDLGRPGHVFPLRAKQGGVLVRAGHTEAAVDLARLAGLKPAGVICEILNADGSMSRTPQLMKFARKHKLRIITIADLIDHRRRKERLVERRASAKLPTKYGDFVIRVYEEALTGKVHLAMVKGEVRGARNVLVRVHSSCVTGDALFSAKCDCGLQLDAALKQISHAKKGVLVYLNQEGRGIGLINKIKAYALQDKGLDTVQANLALGLKPDLREYGIGAQILADQGLTSIRILTNNPRKIVGIEGYGLTVTERVHLQLPSNKHNARYLRTKREKMGHLLTVPEEVR, from the coding sequence ATGAGGACGGCCAAGGGCTTCGACCGCATCGAGGACGCGATCGCGGACATCCGCAAAGGGCGCATGGTCGTCGTCGTCGACGACCCCAACCGCGAGAACGAGGGCGACATCGTCATCGCCGCCGAGAAATGCGGCGTCGCCGCCGTCAACTTCATGGCGGTGCACGCCCGCGGCCTGATCTGCGTGCCCCTGCCCGCCGCCCGCCTCGACGCCCTCAAGCTCCAGCCGATGATCGACCCCTCGGCCTCGCTCAGCTCGGTCCCGGGCAAGGACACCGCCTTCACCATCTCGGTCGACGCCAAGCGCGGCACGAGCACCGGCATCTCCGCCCGCGACCGCGCGATCACCATCAAGGCCCTGATCGACCCGAAGACGCAGCCCGAGGACCTCGGCCGCCCCGGCCACGTCTTCCCGCTTCGGGCCAAGCAGGGGGGCGTCCTCGTCCGCGCGGGCCACACCGAGGCCGCGGTCGACCTCGCCCGCCTCGCCGGCCTGAAGCCCGCGGGCGTCATCTGCGAGATCCTCAACGCCGACGGCTCCATGTCCCGCACCCCCCAGCTGATGAAGTTCGCGCGCAAGCACAAGCTCAGGATCATCACGATCGCCGACCTCATCGACCACCGCCGCCGCAAGGAGCGGCTCGTCGAGCGCCGCGCCAGCGCGAAGCTGCCCACCAAATACGGCGACTTCGTGATCCGCGTCTACGAGGAGGCACTGACCGGCAAGGTCCACCTCGCGATGGTCAAGGGCGAGGTCCGCGGCGCGAGGAACGTGCTCGTGCGCGTGCACTCCTCCTGCGTGACCGGCGACGCCCTGTTCTCGGCCAAGTGCGACTGCGGCCTGCAGCTCGACGCCGCCCTGAAGCAGATCTCGCACGCGAAGAAGGGGGTGCTCGTGTACCTCAACCAGGAGGGCCGCGGCATCGGGCTCATCAACAAGATCAAGGCCTACGCGCTCCAGGACAAGGGCCTCGACACGGTCCAGGCCAACCTCGCCCTCGGCCTGAAGCCCGACCTGCGCGAGTACGGCATCGGCGCCCAGATCCTCGCCGACCAGGGCCTCACCTCGATCCGGATCCTCACGAACAACCCGCGCAAGATCGTCGGCATCGAGGGCTACGGCCTGACGGTGACCGAGCGGGTGCACCTGCAGCTGCCGTCGAACAAGCACAACGCCCGCTAC
- a CDS encoding riboflavin synthase produces MFTGIINHLGKIEKRTANGLVISAKIAKPKLGASIAVNGVCLTVVKTRNGKHSFDVGPDTWKRTNLGSLRTGQAVNVEPALRHGDELGGHFVTGHVDAAGEILSLEPWGEGFWRLRVELPKVLRGLVAVKGSIAIDGISLTVTAVERGFFEVMLVPHTLQNTNLGRRTAREKVNLEADPLARYAMAAAGALRSKR; encoded by the coding sequence ATGTTCACCGGCATCATCAACCATCTCGGGAAGATCGAGAAAAGGACGGCGAACGGCCTCGTGATCAGCGCCAAGATAGCGAAGCCCAAGCTCGGGGCCTCGATCGCGGTCAACGGCGTGTGCCTGACCGTGGTGAAGACGAGGAACGGGAAGCACAGCTTCGACGTCGGACCGGACACCTGGAAACGAACGAATCTGGGATCACTCAGAACGGGCCAGGCCGTCAACGTGGAACCGGCGCTGCGGCACGGCGACGAGCTCGGCGGCCATTTCGTGACGGGCCATGTCGACGCGGCGGGCGAGATCCTTTCGCTCGAGCCCTGGGGCGAGGGCTTCTGGCGCCTGCGCGTCGAGCTGCCGAAGGTCCTGCGCGGCCTCGTGGCCGTGAAGGGCTCCATCGCCATCGACGGGATCAGCCTGACCGTCACCGCCGTCGAGCGCGGCTTTTTCGAGGTCATGCTCGTGCCGCACACCCTCCAGAACACGAACCTCGGCCGCCGGACGGCGCGCGAGAAGGTGAACCTGGAGGCCGACCCGCTCGCGCGGTACGCGATGGCGGCCGCAGGCGCTTTGAGGAGCAAGAGATGA
- the ribD gene encoding bifunctional diaminohydroxyphosphoribosylaminopyrimidine deaminase/5-amino-6-(5-phosphoribosylamino)uracil reductase RibD — MSAALDRELLARAFALARRVHPRATSPNPRVGCVLVKGGRVVAEGAHLGFGKPHAEPNALARAGKRAAGATAYVTMEPCAHFPGKKTPSCAETLAAAGIARVVCGSLDPNPEVAGRGLAVLRRAGAKALRLPGFQDEAEALNRGFYSRMRRGRPWVILKTALSLDGKAAAANGESRWVTGRPARAAVHRMRAELDAILVGAGTVAADDPALTAHGAGPDPLRVVLAGRRRLSRASRVFDGSVPTFTYRDKSGHVDLGLVLHDLAARGVGTLLVEGGPTVHAAFLRAGLVDEARVFLAPKLLSGSDDPNTAPRLKTPAVSRLGGDWLIEGTL, encoded by the coding sequence TTGAGCGCGGCGCTCGACCGCGAGCTCCTGGCCCGCGCCTTCGCGCTCGCGCGCCGCGTCCACCCCCGGGCGACGAGCCCGAACCCGCGCGTCGGCTGCGTCCTCGTCAAGGGCGGCCGCGTCGTCGCCGAAGGCGCACACCTCGGCTTCGGCAAGCCGCACGCCGAGCCGAACGCGCTGGCTCGCGCCGGGAAGCGCGCCGCCGGGGCGACCGCCTACGTCACGATGGAGCCCTGCGCCCATTTCCCGGGCAAGAAGACCCCGTCCTGCGCCGAGACCTTGGCCGCCGCCGGGATCGCGCGCGTCGTCTGCGGGTCCCTCGATCCGAACCCCGAGGTCGCCGGCCGGGGCCTCGCCGTCCTGCGCCGCGCCGGGGCGAAGGCCCTCCGGCTCCCCGGATTCCAGGACGAGGCCGAAGCGCTCAACCGCGGCTTCTACTCGCGCATGCGCCGCGGCCGCCCGTGGGTCATCCTGAAGACGGCGCTGTCCCTGGACGGGAAAGCCGCCGCGGCCAACGGCGAGTCGCGCTGGGTGACCGGCAGGCCGGCCCGCGCGGCCGTCCATCGCATGCGCGCCGAGCTCGACGCGATCCTCGTCGGCGCCGGCACGGTGGCCGCCGATGATCCCGCCTTGACCGCTCACGGCGCCGGCCCCGACCCGCTGCGGGTCGTGCTCGCCGGCCGCCGCCGCCTCTCCCGGGCCTCGCGGGTGTTCGACGGCTCCGTACCCACTTTCACCTACCGCGACAAGAGCGGGCACGTCGACCTCGGCCTCGTGCTCCACGACCTGGCCGCCCGCGGCGTCGGTACCTTGCTCGTCGAGGGCGGTCCGACGGTCCACGCCGCCTTCCTGCGCGCGGGCCTCGTGGACGAGGCGCGCGTGTTCCTTGCGCCCAAGCTCCTGTCAGGGTCGGACGACCCCAACACGGCGCCGCGGCTCAAGACGCCGGCCGTGTCCCGGCTCGGCGGCGACTGGCTCATCGAGGGGACCCTCTGA
- a CDS encoding alcohol dehydrogenase catalytic domain-containing protein — protein sequence MKAVIYHGPRDIRLEEVPMPAPGIGEVVVKLGAALTCGTDFKAYRQGHRVLLGDYPSRFGHELAGTVAALGKGVKTAKEGDRVVVANSAPMDDCFWCRNGQNHLCRSLKLHNGAYAEYDLVPAHIVSQNLHALKPSVAFEIGALAEPFSCAIHAAEVHGVREGETALVIGAGPMCLFLVHALRARGAIVGVVGRSKPPLAAAAAAGADATFSVLDGSVEGKVLAWADGRGPDHVFEAVGTPDTYLQAVALVRDGGKVCLFGGCAHGATVPLDVHRLHYKQITLHGVFHHTPKHFKEAVRLLSEGKVKTELIISGTVRLDGIPDFFAANADKSIPKSVVTA from the coding sequence ATGAAGGCCGTCATCTACCACGGCCCCCGCGACATCCGGCTCGAGGAAGTCCCCATGCCCGCCCCTGGTATTGGAGAAGTCGTCGTCAAGCTCGGCGCGGCGCTCACCTGCGGCACCGACTTCAAGGCCTACCGCCAGGGCCATCGCGTCCTGCTCGGCGACTACCCGTCCCGCTTCGGCCACGAGCTGGCCGGAACGGTGGCGGCGCTCGGCAAAGGCGTCAAGACGGCGAAGGAAGGAGACCGCGTCGTCGTCGCCAACTCCGCGCCGATGGACGACTGCTTCTGGTGCCGAAACGGCCAGAACCACCTCTGCCGCAGCCTCAAGCTGCACAACGGCGCGTACGCGGAGTACGACCTCGTGCCCGCGCACATCGTCAGCCAGAACCTCCACGCGCTCAAGCCCTCGGTCGCCTTCGAGATCGGGGCGCTAGCCGAGCCCTTCTCCTGCGCGATCCACGCCGCGGAGGTCCACGGCGTGCGCGAGGGCGAGACCGCCCTCGTGATCGGCGCGGGCCCCATGTGCCTGTTCCTCGTCCACGCCCTGCGCGCGCGCGGCGCGATCGTCGGGGTCGTCGGCCGCTCGAAGCCGCCGCTGGCCGCCGCGGCCGCCGCCGGCGCCGACGCGACGTTCAGCGTCCTCGACGGCTCGGTCGAGGGCAAGGTGCTGGCCTGGGCCGACGGACGCGGCCCCGACCACGTCTTCGAGGCCGTCGGCACGCCCGACACCTACCTCCAGGCCGTCGCCTTGGTGCGGGACGGCGGCAAGGTCTGCCTGTTCGGAGGCTGCGCGCACGGCGCGACGGTGCCGCTCGACGTGCACCGCCTGCACTATAAACAGATCACTTTGCACGGGGTCTTCCATCATACGCCGAAGCACTTCAAGGAGGCCGTCCGGCTGCTCTCCGAGGGCAAGGTCAAGACCGAGCTGATCATCAGCGGGACCGTGCGCCTCGACGGCATCCCCGACTTCTTCGCCGCGAACGCCGACAAGTCCATCCCGAAGTCGGTGGTGACCGCTTGA
- a CDS encoding alcohol dehydrogenase catalytic domain-containing protein — translation MKAILARDGHAALTEVPVPSIGDGEFLLAVEVCGLCGTDVMKLDTKAKGAILGHELCGLVEKAGPASPFLPGERVVVSHHVPCLTCHYCRKGQESMCRQFKSTNIDPGGFAEFVRIPALHAKHAAFKVPEGLGAISASQTEPLACVLRNVKRIGARKGDVIGIIGLGAIGQMTGQLLKIFGATAVGLDLDADRVKKFSRWGKATMNADEFAQFGKDLSDGRGFDAIIFSAGTPALVARCVAWLRDGGILNVFASFHPDPFMKLDLNQVYHRELSVLSSYSPSLSDLKESFDLIASKQFNPLLLAPMSFPFSSFNDAIKAVKSRQTLKSILVPR, via the coding sequence ATGAAGGCCATCCTGGCCCGCGACGGCCACGCCGCACTGACCGAAGTCCCGGTCCCCTCGATCGGGGACGGAGAATTCCTTCTGGCCGTCGAGGTCTGCGGCCTGTGCGGCACCGACGTGATGAAGCTCGACACGAAGGCCAAGGGCGCGATCCTGGGCCACGAGCTGTGCGGGCTCGTCGAAAAGGCGGGCCCCGCCTCCCCCTTCCTCCCCGGCGAGCGCGTCGTCGTCTCCCACCACGTCCCCTGCCTGACGTGCCATTACTGCCGCAAGGGTCAGGAGAGCATGTGCCGCCAGTTCAAGTCGACGAACATCGACCCGGGCGGCTTCGCCGAGTTCGTCCGCATCCCGGCCCTCCACGCCAAGCACGCGGCGTTCAAGGTCCCCGAGGGCCTGGGCGCGATCTCGGCGTCGCAGACCGAGCCGCTCGCGTGCGTGCTGAGGAACGTCAAGAGGATCGGAGCCCGGAAAGGCGACGTCATCGGGATCATCGGCCTAGGCGCCATCGGCCAGATGACGGGTCAGCTGCTGAAAATTTTCGGGGCGACCGCCGTCGGGCTCGACCTCGACGCCGACCGCGTGAAGAAGTTCTCCCGGTGGGGGAAGGCGACGATGAACGCGGACGAGTTCGCGCAGTTCGGCAAGGACCTCAGCGACGGCCGCGGGTTCGACGCCATCATCTTCTCCGCCGGCACGCCCGCCCTCGTCGCGCGCTGCGTCGCCTGGCTGCGCGACGGCGGCATCCTGAACGTCTTCGCGTCGTTCCATCCCGATCCATTCATGAAACTGGATCTCAATCAGGTCTATCATCGTGAATTATCCGTTCTCTCTTCGTATTCCCCCTCCCTTTCCGATCTGAAAGAGTCGTTCGATCTCATCGCGTCCAAGCAATTCAATCCGTTGCTGTTGGCGCCCATGTCTTTCCCCTTCTCCTCGTTCAACGACGCGATCAAGGCCGTGAAGTCCCGGCAGACCCTCAAATCGATCCTGGTGCCTCGATGA